In the genome of Salmo trutta chromosome 18, fSalTru1.1, whole genome shotgun sequence, one region contains:
- the LOC115152827 gene encoding uncharacterized protein LOC115152827 yields MTMTEAATMIQPNLRRSTMASIIRTFRNENRIEIWSNRGGRGKILTDQQEWAVVNLVRARNDIHPTEIRQHILDNDDMFNNVEAISLPAIARMLKRHQVSLKQLYRVPFERNADRVKQLRTEYVQRMMELDADENHHKFLFLDEAGFNLAKTSRRGQNFIGQRATIQVPGQRGVNITMCVAISEDGVVRRRPRIGSYNAALLVTFLDELNQVEGI; encoded by the exons ATGACGATGACTGAGGCAGCTACAATGATTCAACCAAACCTCAGAAGATCAACCATGGCCTCAATCATCAGAACTTTCCGCAATGAGAACCG AATTGAGATTTGGTCAAATAGGGGAGGCAGAGGCAAAATTCTGACTGACCAACAAGAGTGGGCTGTGGTCAATTTGGTTCGGGCCAGAAATGATATTCACCCTACAGAAATTCGGCAGCACATCTTGGACAATGACGACATGTTCAACAATGTGGAAGCCATAAGTTTGCCGGCTATTGCACGCATGCTGAAAAGGCACCAGGTGTCTCTAAAACAGCTATACCGTGTACCTTTTGAAAGAAATGCAGACAGAGTGAAGCAACTGAGGACTGAGTATGTTCAG aggATGATGGAGCTGGATGCTGACGAAAACCatcacaaattcttatttttggatgaggcaggcttcaacctggccaagacaagTAGGAGAGGTCAGAATTTCATTGGCCAGCGGGCAACCATCCAAGTACCTGGACAACGTGGGGTCAACATCACCATGTGTGTGGCTATATCGGAAGATGGTGTGGTGAGACGCAGACCTCGTATTGGATCATATAATGCAGCTCTccttgtaaccttccttgatgagctaaatcag gtggaaggtatatga